From the genome of Pseudomonas hamedanensis:
GGTCAATCGGCTCTTGATTCGGCAGGTGAATCGCTAGCCCTCTCTTGATGACATCGCAGAAGGCATCCGCGGCGTATCCGTCCGGCCAAGTCATCTACCCAACCCCGCAAAGCCAAGACATGGTGTGCACTTAAATTTAAGTGGGCACCAGTTCTAGCCTTTTAAGCGGGTATTTCATGCAGCCAACACGCCGTTCCTATTCAAAATCCTTCAAGGCTCAGGTCATTCAAGAGTGCGCCCAGCCCGGCGCTTCGATTGCCAGCATCGCACTCAGCCATAACCTCAACGCAAACCTCGTTCACAAATGGATTCGGCTGCAAGCGCAGAAAAGCACAGCACTGGTATCCGTCCGGCCAAGTCATCTACCCAACCCCGCAAAGCCAAGACATGGTGTGCACTTAAATTTAAGTGGGCACCAGTTCTAGCCTTTTAAGCGGGTATTTCATGCAGCCAACACGCCGTTCCTATTCAAAATCCTTCAAGGCTCAGGTCATTCAAGAGTGCGCCCAGCCCGGCGCTTCGATTGCCAGCATCGCACTCAGCCATAACCTCAACGCAAACCTCGTTCACAAATGGATTCGGCTGCAAGCGCAGAAAAGCACAGCACTGCAACCTGCTTTCATTCCGTTGCCTATGCAGCTGGCCGTAGCAAATTCGCACGCAGCCTCATCGAATATCTGCGTTGAAATCCAGCACCCGCGTGGCACCGTCAAAGTGAACTGGCCAACCGAAAGTGCTGCTGCCTGCGCGACCTTTCTTCGAGACCTACTGCGATGATCCGCATTGACTCCATCTGGCTCGCCACCGAGCCGATGGACATGCGCGCTGGCACCGAGACTGCGTTGGCCAGAGTGATCGCGGTGTTCGGTGCGGCGAAGCCGCACTGTGCTTATCTGTTCGCCAACCGCCGCGCCACTTGTATGAAAGTTCTGGTGCATGACGGCTTCGGCATCTGGCTGGCTGCTCGCCGGTTGAACCAAGGTAAGTTCCACTGGCCAGGCATTCGCCACGGCTCTGAAATAGAGTTGGATACCGAGCAACTCCAGGCCCTGGTGTTGGGCCTGCCATGGCAGCGCGCGGGCTGCGGCGGTGCGATCACACTGCTTTAACGGCTGCCATTAGCCTATCGGTCTATCGCCGCGAATTGCCTGGTCTGGCAAAATCGGCACCATGACTTCGCTCCCCAATCTCGATCACCTTACCCCTGAACAACTGCGCGCTTTGGCGGCGCAGTTGATACAGCGTGTCGAGACACTCGACCAGCAAGTCGAGACGATGGGCAAGACGGTCGAGACCATGGGCAAGAAGATCAACCGCGACCAGACGATTATCGAGAAACTGACCCATGAGATCGCGCAACTCAAGCGCTTGAAGTTCGCCAAGCGCAGCGAGCAGTTGAATCCGCAGCAGGCCAGCTTGCTCGACGACTTGATCGATACCGATATCGCGGCGATTGAAGCTGAGCTTCAAGCCTTACAAACAGCTCCCACGCCGACCGAGAAAAAGCAAAAGCCCAAGCGCACCGCGTTGCCGGCAGAATTTCCACGCACATTGATCCATCACGAACCGGACAACACCCACTGCCAATGCGGCTGTGCACTCAAACGTATCGGTGAAGACATCAGCGAAAAGCTGGACTACGCGCCCGGTGTGTTTACCGTTGAACGCCATGTCCGTGGCAAGTGGGTATGCGATGACTGCGAAACGCTGATCCAGGCACCCGTTCCGGCGCAGGTCATCGACAAGGGCATCCCGACTGCCGGGCTACTTGCCCACGTCATGATCGCGAAGTTTGCTGACCATTTGCCTCTTTACCGTCAGGAATCGATTTTCGGTCGAGCGGGCTTGGCGATTCCACGTTCAACTTTGGCTCAATGGGTTGGCGTGACTGGTGTGCAGTTACAGCCTCTAGTCGATGCGTTGCGCGACGTAGTGCTCGGGCAGCAGGTCATTCATGCCGATGAAACGCCGGTGCAGATGCTCGCTCCGGGTTCGAAGAAAACCCACCGCTCTTTTGTCTGGGCCTACGCCACCAGCCAATTCTGCGAAACGACAGCGGTTGTTTACGACTTCAGCCCCAGTCGCGCCGGTGAGCATGCTCGCAACTTCCTGCAAGACTGGAGGGGCAAGCTGGTGTGTGATGATTTTGGCGGTTACAAGGCCAGCTTCGAACTCGGCGTGACCGAGATCGGCTGCATGGCCCATGCGCGGCGAAAGTTCTTCGAACTACACGCCACCAACAAGAGCATGCTCGCCGAGCAGGCCCTGCGCTATATCCAGTTGCTGTACGAAATCGAAAGTGAAATCCGCGACCTGGAGCCAGATATACGCCGCCAAATACGGCAAGAAAAAGCCGTAGCGGTGATGGATACGCTGCATGCCTGGATGATCGCCCAGCGTGAGCTGGTGCCCGAAGGTTCGGCGATCAGCAGAGCACTGGATTACAGCCTGAAACGCTGGGCAGCGCTATCGCGCTACCTGGATGACGGGGCCATACCCATTGACAATAATTGGTGCGAGAACCAGATCCGACCTTGGGCGTTGGGTCGCAAAAACTGGCTCTTCGCAGGGTCGCTACGCAGCGGCAAACGAGCGGCGGCGATCATGAGTTTGATCCAGTCTGCACGGCTGAATGGTCATGATCCATATGCTTACTTGAAGGACGTCCTCACGCGCCTGCCGACGCAGCGGGCGAGTGAAATCGATCAGTTGCTGCCGCATAAGTGGCAACCGGTTTAATTAAGCAAGATATGATGCTAGGACGCATGCCTAGAGGCGGCTATTTCGATTGATCAGCAAGCCGCCGTGAAAATCTCTTGTTTTTTGTGGAGCCCGATGTTGGCGGAATACTCGGTGCATACGAGCCCTTGGCTGAACGCTACATCGCTGACCAGCTGCCGGTTGGACAGGCTGTTGCAGGAGTCTGCCAGGTAGGCTTGCAGCGCTATCCATTTAGCTTCTTCGATCTCGGCGGTGTCCAGTACGTTGATACGCTGCGTCAAGGCCGTCATTCTGCAGATAAAGTGAATGTTCGATTTGCCAAATTGGTAGGGGTGTTTGGTGGTAAACGCCACGATGGATTCGCACTTCGATTCGATCCCAGTCTCCTCCAGCACCTCGCGCTCGATCGAATCCTGAATTCGCTCGGCGGCGTCTACATGGCCCCCCGGTAGCTTGAACCCGGTGGTACCTCGCTCCCTTATGACGAGGAGTTCCCCAGCGTCGTTAATGACGATGGCGCCCGCCCCTACGGTATGGGTGGGTATGAATGGGACGAATGCCTGCTCGAATGGGCGGCGCACTAGGGTCAGCTGATCTGTCAGACAGCTATGGAAGGAGAAACCGGCGGCGGTGAAGACCGGAATGCCTTGAGCGTTGCTGATCGGCAGTGTGACCCAGGCCAGAGCCAGGCGCTCGTGCTCGATGAGGGCGACTAACGCGTCGACGGCGCCACACAACGCTTGCGGGTCGTCCGGCAGCGAAGCGGCGTCGACAATGACGCCGTTGAATCTGTCCCGTTTGAATTCCACGGTTCACCTTTGGATTGGTCGATCTGCCGACATTGTAGTGAGGTGGGCGTTGCTTTGCGAATGATGGATGCCAGATGGACGCACCTCTCCTTGTGGTATTACCGAGCTTCCATTACTGCTGCGTAACCGTCTGGGCAGTACACCTTCCTAATGCCATCGCTTACTGCGATGGTGGGCACCTAAATTTGAATGCAAAGGATGTCTTTGTTCGCAGAGTGGCTAGATGACTTCGCCGGACGGATACTCCGCGGCTAGAAGCACGCGTTTCTTATCGAACGTCAGAAGCAATGCAATGCTGCTTCTGTTGGGTACCGATGTGTCAGACACAAAAGTCTCCCCACCATTAAAAAAGAACTTCTTCGGAGGCCATGTATCACCGCGCCCTAATAGGTCGCCAGGAGCAGATTCCGGCTCCGGTGGAGGTAATACAGGATTGGTCCAATGCCTCGCCAGAGCCGTCAATCCATCCTGGTCCGGCGACAGCACTCTTACATCAAGCCCTCCTCGCAACGAGACTGCATGTGAAGACTGAAGAATGGCACCACGGTCCTTGTCATTTTCCTGCTTGCGATAAACTGCATTCGACGCAAGCTTACGACTGCGAATCAACTTGGACAGAGCGTCGCCCTCACGCGGCCCCAAGAGGTCCGGAGGCGCAAGGTGATGATATCCGTTGAACCACACCTCACGGATTTGAAGCCATGGAGGGGGGTTATTGAGCAACTCAATCACACCTTGGATGTGGTCGAGATCATAGTGGGTCACGACCAGCGCCTCCAACCATAGCTGTGCGAAGACGACGGAAAACCATGAAGCAGCAGAATGGTCGGTTTATGAGGATTGCTAGCCTCCCGATAAAACATTTTGTTGCCAGCGACCATGATGAACCGGTAGTGAATATCAGCTGCCGTCGCATGCCCGCCCCACGCGAGCATCAGTCCGAGCGCCAAACATCTTGCACTTGCAATGAAACCGTGATAGCGCATGCGCGCTCCTCTCGTGGGCGTATTTACTGATGAGTATGTGGCCGCCTGATCAATGCCACGGAAGGTCCTGTGTTCCTCGTTCGCAAGAAAATCCAGGGGAATCGGCGAACCACTCTTAGAGGTTTGGAACCAGCACAATGACGCCTTGAACTTCCCTTCGCTCCAATAAGGCGTGCGCCAGGCCCGTTTCGCTCAAGGGTAACGTCGCGCCGATGACTGGTCTGATCACTCCGCCTGAAACGCCGTCAGCAAGGAATTGCAAAGCCTCGCGGATCAACGTAGGGCGCTGGAAGAACGTCGGCAGGTACATGCCGGTCAAGGTTTGCGCTTTGGCCATCAACCGACGAGGCGCCAATGCCTCGCCTGGCCCCCGCGTGGAGCCCACCACCACACAACGTCCCAGCATGGCGAGACACTCAAAATTCTGATCGAACACTTCGCCGCCGATGGTTTCGAGGATCACATCAACTCCACGCCCCTCGGTCAGTTCAAGCACCCGCTCCGGCCACTGGGGAGTGTCGTAGCTAATGGCATAGTCGGCTCCGAGGCTGCGCACGAATGCGCGTCGACTTTCAGTGCTGGCCGTACCGAAAACTGTCTGTGCGCCCATGGCTTTTGCAATCTGCACAGCCAGACTGCCAAGCCCCCCGGCGGCGCCTTGGATCAAAACGCTTTCACCTGACTGTAAATGCGCGCATGTGCGTAGAGCGAGGAACGCAGTCACCCCCTGACAAGGTAAACCCGCCATGGCGACGTCGTTTACCGACTCATCCAGCATTACCAGCATGTCAGCACGGGCAATAGCCTGCTGTGCGTATGCGCCCTTGGGCATCAAGGCCATGACCTTGCGCCCGACAACGGCACGGTCAACGCCCGCTCCTGTTTTTGAAACGCGTCCGACCACCTGAAGTCCGGCTACATGCGGCAGCGTGACACCACCAACGCGTGTTTCGGGCCGGTTATACATGCCTAACCGTTCACGAATATCCGGAAAATTCACCCCAATCGCGGAGGTTTCTATCAATACTTCTCCCGGCCCCGGCACGGGCGTTGGCAAGTCGACGTACTCGAGTACTTCGGGGCCGCCGAAGCTACGGAACTGAATCGCTTTCATAATCTGAGATCCTGGATTCTTCGCTCGTCAGATCTGTAGACGCAGGCCTGACTTGGAGCCTAATCGGTGGTGCGGCATGTACTGCCGACCAAATCGTCAGTGCATTGCTTCGATTACTTCACTCCATTGAGAAACAGCGTGGCGTGTTTCAAAAATAGATCCGGGTATTGATAGATCGCGCCATGGTTTGAATCCGGGTAGATAACCAACTGGGCGTTGGGCAAACTCTGCTGCAAGGTCACGTCATTAACTGTGTAGAAGACGATGTCATGGCTGCCAGCGACTACCATCGTCGGTTGCTTGATGCCTTTCAGGTAGTCGTTGGCGTTACCGGCTGGCGCTCCCCAACCAGCGATGGCGGCTGCTTGTGCGGGTGCAGTCTTGCTATCGACATCAACATCGCGATTGACCCTACGTGAGCGCAGACGGGTAAGGAATTCATGTCCGGCGGCCTGGCTTTCTATGGTCTGGGTAAAGAAAACGTCCAGCAGCAGTTCATCCGGTACCGCACGCTTTTTCGCCAGGTAGCCCTGAAATTCCGGCGTCAGCGAGTCCATACCAACTCCACCGCGAGGTGATGAACCGACCAGAATCAGACGACGCACGAGGTTCGGATGATCAAGCGTCACTTGCTGTGCGATCAGACTGCCCATGGAAAAGCCGAGCAAGTCAGCCTTTTTCACGTTCAGTGCCTGCAGCAGGCCGGAGGCATATTTGGCCATGCCTTCGATGGTGTTCGGTACTTCACCGCTGGAACTGGCGACGCCGGCATTGTCGAAAAGGATAATTTCACGATCACGGGCAAAACCGTCGATGACTTTGGGATCCCAGCTGTCTAGGTTGCCAACGAAATGCTGGAGAAATACCAGTGGCACGGCACTGGGTTTGCCGAAGCGACGATATGCCAGGCGCGCACCCTCGACTTCGATAAACTGGGTCGGAGCGGTTTGATGGGTGTAGCTATGTGCAGCTTTTTTTTCTGCTGGGGTGCTGCTGGCCTGAACAGTCAATGTCGAGCACGCAGTCGTCAGCGCGACGATGGCCAGGGTATGGCGCATCGCCCATCGGATGTTGAAAAGGGTCATATAGAGCCACCTTAAAAAAAACGAGTAGGTTTAGGTCCGCCCTGACTGTTTTCAGTTGGGGCAGAGCAAGGATCAGGCGGGATTTTTTACGCTTGGGCGTTGCTGCACTTTCGCCTGCCAGGCCAGGAGCGCGCTGCACTGATTGGGGATTGCAATACTGGCGAAACCGGCGAAGATCAGCCCGGCATACACCGTGATGTCGGCCATGGAAAATTGCTCACCGGCGATGTATGGCTGACTACGCAAGAGCTGATCGAAGTAGTGCATGCCGGCAACTGCTTTGTCGCGCTGACGGTTGCCCCACTCGATACGACCTTCCCATTCAGGACTCTTGTAGGGCTGCAGCGCGGCACCGAGCCCCGGCGTAGCGTGGTGGAAGTAATAGCCGACCGGATCCGCCAGCTCGGACTCCGCGCGCTTTTGCATCATGTGGATAATGGCCTTTTCCTTCGGCGTCTTGCCGGTGAGAATCGGGTTGCCGTCCAGATTGTCCAAGTATTCGGTGATTGCGGTACATTCGCTGATGTTGGTGCCGTCATCCAGCTGCAGAACTGGGACGGTACCCAGCGGGTTGATCTCCAGGAATGCGGGTTGCTTGTGTTCCGCTGCGAGCAGGTCGATCTTGCTGAACTCTATTTGCGAGCCCAGCCCTTTTTCGGCGAGAACAATACGAATGCGCAGCGGGTTAGGAAAACCAGGGATATCAAAAATCTTCATACGAGCTCCACAACTATCTATCTACCTATCGATAGGTATAAGCTACGGCAAGAACATTTTCACTGTCAACGTCTATCTATCGATAGGGAGATTTATTTGTGACGACGGATACACGAGAAACGATCATGTCGGCTGCCCGAAAGATGGTGCAGACCCGGGGCTACAACGGCTTAAGCTTTCGTGAGCTCGCCAAGGAAGTCGGCATCAAAAGCGCGAGCATCCACTACCACTTCCCTACCAAAGGCGACTTGGGCGCGGCTTTAGCCAAACGTTACACGGAGGATGGGCTTGAATACCTTGCTGGCTTACGGGCCGATTCCGACGAGCTGAATGTGTGGATCAAGGGCTACACCGACATCTTTCGCCTGGCGCTGGTCAACGACAATCGCATGTGCCTGTGCGGGATCATGTCTGCCGAATACGATGACTTGCCACCAGAGGTAAGGACAGAGGTCGACGGTTTCACCGAACTGAATGTGCGCTGGCTGACGGAAGTGTTGTCGGTTTGCCGGCCACAGCTGAGCCTTGAGGAACGACAGGAACAAGCGCTGGCGATCTATGCGGCTGTGGAGGGAGCTCAATTGATCGCTCGGGGGCGGGCTGACATCAGTGTCTTTGACAGAACAATCGCGACGTATCGCTCGGCAGGCCTATTACCTTAAGTTGCCGCAGTTCTCGACACGCCTTGCCTGTGGAGTCCAGACCAGCAGCGATGTGTGAGCAATCGCTGCTGGAATCATAATGACGAACGATCAGGCGAGGTAAACGCTGCACCTTCTCTGAATCGCTTCTGATATTGTGCCAAAGATTCCGCCAGGGGTTTCGACCGGTATATCAATAAACGCTCGCGACCCTGCCGTCACCGCTGTCCCAACCACCACCCAACGCTTTATAGATCGCGACGATGCCACGGTACTGATCGGTTTCACCCAGTGCCTGAGCATCTTCGGCGTTGAGCCGCTCGCGCTGCGCATCCAGCAGCACCAGATAATCCACGGTTCCTTCCTTGTACTGGATGGCCGCAAGGTCGGCAGCGGCGCGGCTCGATTCGCTTTGTTTGATCAACGACAACAAGCGTTGTTGGCGTTTGCCATAGTCGCTGAAGGCGTTTTCAGACTCTTCCAGCGCCAGCAGCACTTGCTGTTCGTAGGTCGCCAGCGCGCCTTCAGCATTGGCGTCGGCGCCGCGAATGCGCGCCCGCACGCTGCCCAAATCAAATGCTGCCCAGGTGATGCTCGGTCCCAGACTCCAGGCCTTGGCGGCACTGGAACCAATCTGCGAACCACGGCCGGCGGTGAAACCAAGGAAACCGCTCAGGCTCACGCGCGGGAACAAGTCGGCGGTGGCCACACCGATATCCGCAGTGGAGGAAGCCAGCCTGCGCTCGGCCGCGAGCACATCCGGGCGCCGACGTAGCAGCTCGGCGGGATCACCAATTGTCAGCGCTTTGGCGATGGCTGGCAACTCGGCGGGGGTCAACGACACGCTCAACGTATCCGGACGCTCACCAAGCAGCGTGGCGATGCGGTTTTTCTGCCGCACCTGCTCCGCTTGAAGTTGCGGCACCGTAGCCTCGACCGCCGCCAGACGTGCATCGGCGCGCACTACGTCGAGTTCATTACCCACACCCGCATCGCGCAGACTGACCGTCACGCTGCGCGAATCCTGCTGGTTCTTCAGGTTGGCCAGGGCGATCTTTTCCCGCAGTTGTGCGCCGCGCAATTGGCCATAGGCGTCCACCAACTCGGCAATCATCGTCACGCGCAGTTGATACAAGTCTGCGGCGGCAGCATCTTCCTGAGCGTCGCTGGATTCCAGTTGGCGCTGGATGCGACCGAACAGATCGACTTCCCAGGCCATGTCGAGGCCAAGATCATAGCGTTCCTGATTGACGCGGCTTTCGGTCTGACCGGGCACTTGGCCCTTTCCTTGTTGGCTGCTGACGCGGCTGGTAACCACCGGCAAATTGTCGTTGCTGACGTCGTCCCGAATCGCTCGGGCCGCTTTCCAGCGGGCGAACGCCACCCGCAGATCGCGGTTGCCTTCCAGGGATTTGCTCACCAACTGGTTGAGCGTGGGGTCATCGAATTGCTGCCACCACACCGTTTCAAACTGCGATTGATCGTAGTGCCCGCCCTGGATCGACACGATAGTGGCCGGCGCGGTGTCAGGCGTCTTGTAGTCGGGACCGACTGTACACGCGGCGAGCGCAACGACCAGAAGGCTGGGAAAAAAAAGCTTCAAGGTGTTCATCAGTGTGCCTCCGGATGCAATGCGGTTGTTGGGTGAACCTTGGCGACCTTGCGTGCGTTTTTGCGCTCAATGGAGCGACGAATCAGCACGAAGAACATCGGCGTCAGCAGCAAGCCGAAGAAAGTTACGCCGAGCATCCCGGAGAACACCGCAACCCCCATCGCCCGGCGCATTTCGGAGCCGGCACCGGTGGACGTCACCAGCGGAATCACACCCATGATGAAGGCGAACGAGGTCATCAGGATCGGCCGCAACCGCATGCGGCAAGCCTCCAGCACCGCATCCAGCGGCGACATGCCCTGCTCCTGTTTGTCCTTGGCGAACTCGACGATCAGGATCGCGTTCTTGCAGGCCAGACCAACCAGCACGATCAGGCCGATCTGGGTAAAGATGTTGTTGTCGCCCTTGGAAATGATCACCCCGGCAATCGCCGACAGCAGGGTCATCGGCACGATCAGGATCACCGCCAATGGCAAGCTCCAGCTTTCATACAGCGCCGCCAGCACCAGGAACGCCAACAACACGCAGAGCGGGAACACCAGCAACGCGGTGTTGCCGGACAGGATCTGTTGGTAGGTCAGGTCGGTCCATTCGTAGGTCATGCCATTCGGCAATTCTTCTTTCAGCAGTTTTTCAATCGCCGCCTGGGCCTGGCCGGAGCTGTAGCCTGGCGCAGCGCTGCCGTTGATTTCGGCGGTGACGAAACCGTTGTAGTGCGAGACGCGGTCAGGCCCCGAACTAGGGCTGATCTTGACGAAGGTGGCCAGCGGGATCATCTCGCCGCGGTCGTTGCGCACCTTCAATTGGCCGATCTGTTCCGGCTCCTGGCGGAACTGTTGTTCGGCCTGTACGTTGACCTGGTAGGTCCGCCCGAAACGGTTGAAGTCGTTGGCATACAGCGAGCCCAGGTACACCTGCAACGTGTCGAAAATGTCGTTGATCGCCACGCCGTGGGTCTTGGCTTTTTCGCGGTCAATGGCGGCTTCGATCTGCGGCACGTTGACCGTGTAACTGGTGAACAGGTTAGCCAGCTCCGGAACGCTGCGGCTCTTGTTGATGATGTTCATGGTTTCTTTGTACAGCTCGTCGTAACCCAGGTTGCCCCGGTCCTCGATCTGCAAACGGAACCCGCCGATGGTGCCCAAGCCTTGCACTGGCGGCGGCGGAAACACCGCGATGTAGGCGTCCTGGATGCTGCCGAACTTGGCGTTCAGCGAAGCGGAAATCGCCCCAGCTGACAGGCTCGGATCCTTGCGCTCATCGAACGGCCGCAAACCGATGAAGGCGATGCCGGCATTCGGACTGTTTGTGAAGCCGTTGATCGAAAGGCCCGGGAAGGCCACGGCGCTGTCGAAGCCCGGTTCGTTCATGGCGATGGTGCTCATGCGCCGGATCACGTTTTCGGTGCGATCCAGGCTGGCGGCGTCCGGCAATTGGGCGAAAGTCACCAGGTACTTCTTGTCCTGGGTCGGCACAAAACCGGTCGGCGTGGTGCTGAAGCCCATGTAGGTCAAGGCGATCAGACCTGCGTATATCAGCAACGCCACGCTGCTGCCGCGAATGATCTTGGCCACGGCAATCACATAGCCATGGCTGGCCTTATCGAAGAAGCGGTTGAAAGGTTTGAACAGCCAGCCACCAAGCAGGCGATCCAACACTTTGGAGAAACGGTCCTTCGGTGCGCCGTGTGCCTTGAGCAACACGGCGGCCAGGGCCGGTGACAAGGTCAAGGAGTTGAACGCAGAGATCACCGTAGAGATCGCAATCGTCAACGCAAACTGCTTGTAGAACTGCCCGGTCAAGCCGGAAATAAAGGCTGCGGGTACGAACACCGCACACAACACCAGCGCCGTGGCAATGATCGGACCGGTCACCTCGCCCATGGCTTTTTTGGTCGCCTCGACCGGTTCCAGCCCCGACTCGATGTTCCGTTCGACGTTCTCCACCACCACGATCGCATCGTCCACCACGATCCCGATCGCCAGCACGAGGCCGAACAGCGACAGCGCATTCAACGAGAAGCCGAACAGGTGCATCACGGCAAACGTACCGATCAGCGACACCGGCACCGCGACCAGCGGAATGATCGAGG
Proteins encoded in this window:
- a CDS encoding transposase, whose protein sequence is MQPTRRSYSKSFKAQVIQECAQPGASIASIALSHNLNANLVHKWIRLQAQKSTALVSVRPSHLPNPAKPRHGVHLNLSGHQF
- the tnpA gene encoding IS66-like element accessory protein TnpA, which encodes MQPTRRSYSKSFKAQVIQECAQPGASIASIALSHNLNANLVHKWIRLQAQKSTALQPAFIPLPMQLAVANSHAASSNICVEIQHPRGTVKVNWPTESAAACATFLRDLLR
- the tnpB gene encoding IS66 family insertion sequence element accessory protein TnpB (TnpB, as the term is used for proteins encoded by IS66 family insertion elements, is considered an accessory protein, since TnpC, encoded by a neighboring gene, is a DDE family transposase.), with amino-acid sequence MIRIDSIWLATEPMDMRAGTETALARVIAVFGAAKPHCAYLFANRRATCMKVLVHDGFGIWLAARRLNQGKFHWPGIRHGSEIELDTEQLQALVLGLPWQRAGCGGAITLL
- the tnpC gene encoding IS66 family transposase, producing MTSLPNLDHLTPEQLRALAAQLIQRVETLDQQVETMGKTVETMGKKINRDQTIIEKLTHEIAQLKRLKFAKRSEQLNPQQASLLDDLIDTDIAAIEAELQALQTAPTPTEKKQKPKRTALPAEFPRTLIHHEPDNTHCQCGCALKRIGEDISEKLDYAPGVFTVERHVRGKWVCDDCETLIQAPVPAQVIDKGIPTAGLLAHVMIAKFADHLPLYRQESIFGRAGLAIPRSTLAQWVGVTGVQLQPLVDALRDVVLGQQVIHADETPVQMLAPGSKKTHRSFVWAYATSQFCETTAVVYDFSPSRAGEHARNFLQDWRGKLVCDDFGGYKASFELGVTEIGCMAHARRKFFELHATNKSMLAEQALRYIQLLYEIESEIRDLEPDIRRQIRQEKAVAVMDTLHAWMIAQRELVPEGSAISRALDYSLKRWAALSRYLDDGAIPIDNNWCENQIRPWALGRKNWLFAGSLRSGKRAAAIMSLIQSARLNGHDPYAYLKDVLTRLPTQRASEIDQLLPHKWQPV
- a CDS encoding NUDIX hydrolase gives rise to the protein MEFKRDRFNGVIVDAASLPDDPQALCGAVDALVALIEHERLALAWVTLPISNAQGIPVFTAAGFSFHSCLTDQLTLVRRPFEQAFVPFIPTHTVGAGAIVINDAGELLVIRERGTTGFKLPGGHVDAAERIQDSIEREVLEETGIESKCESIVAFTTKHPYQFGKSNIHFICRMTALTQRINVLDTAEIEEAKWIALQAYLADSCNSLSNRQLVSDVAFSQGLVCTEYSANIGLHKKQEIFTAAC
- a CDS encoding ComEC/Rec2 family competence protein, translating into MTHYDLDHIQGVIELLNNPPPWLQIREVWFNGYHHLAPPDLLGPREGDALSKLIRSRKLASNAVYRKQENDKDRGAILQSSHAVSLRGGLDVRVLSPDQDGLTALARHWTNPVLPPPEPESAPGDLLGRGDTWPPKKFFFNGGETFVSDTSVPNRSSIALLLTFDKKRVLLAAEYPSGEVI
- a CDS encoding quinone oxidoreductase family protein, whose product is MKAIQFRSFGGPEVLEYVDLPTPVPGPGEVLIETSAIGVNFPDIRERLGMYNRPETRVGGVTLPHVAGLQVVGRVSKTGAGVDRAVVGRKVMALMPKGAYAQQAIARADMLVMLDESVNDVAMAGLPCQGVTAFLALRTCAHLQSGESVLIQGAAGGLGSLAVQIAKAMGAQTVFGTASTESRRAFVRSLGADYAISYDTPQWPERVLELTEGRGVDVILETIGGEVFDQNFECLAMLGRCVVVGSTRGPGEALAPRRLMAKAQTLTGMYLPTFFQRPTLIREALQFLADGVSGGVIRPVIGATLPLSETGLAHALLERREVQGVIVLVPNL
- a CDS encoding alpha/beta fold hydrolase codes for the protein MTLFNIRWAMRHTLAIVALTTACSTLTVQASSTPAEKKAAHSYTHQTAPTQFIEVEGARLAYRRFGKPSAVPLVFLQHFVGNLDSWDPKVIDGFARDREIILFDNAGVASSSGEVPNTIEGMAKYASGLLQALNVKKADLLGFSMGSLIAQQVTLDHPNLVRRLILVGSSPRGGVGMDSLTPEFQGYLAKKRAVPDELLLDVFFTQTIESQAAGHEFLTRLRSRRVNRDVDVDSKTAPAQAAAIAGWGAPAGNANDYLKGIKQPTMVVAGSHDIVFYTVNDVTLQQSLPNAQLVIYPDSNHGAIYQYPDLFLKHATLFLNGVK
- a CDS encoding glutathione S-transferase is translated as MKIFDIPGFPNPLRIRIVLAEKGLGSQIEFSKIDLLAAEHKQPAFLEINPLGTVPVLQLDDGTNISECTAITEYLDNLDGNPILTGKTPKEKAIIHMMQKRAESELADPVGYYFHHATPGLGAALQPYKSPEWEGRIEWGNRQRDKAVAGMHYFDQLLRSQPYIAGEQFSMADITVYAGLIFAGFASIAIPNQCSALLAWQAKVQQRPSVKNPA
- a CDS encoding TetR/AcrR family transcriptional regulator encodes the protein MSAARKMVQTRGYNGLSFRELAKEVGIKSASIHYHFPTKGDLGAALAKRYTEDGLEYLAGLRADSDELNVWIKGYTDIFRLALVNDNRMCLCGIMSAEYDDLPPEVRTEVDGFTELNVRWLTEVLSVCRPQLSLEERQEQALAIYAAVEGAQLIARGRADISVFDRTIATYRSAGLLP
- a CDS encoding efflux transporter outer membrane subunit: MNTLKLFFPSLLVVALAACTVGPDYKTPDTAPATIVSIQGGHYDQSQFETVWWQQFDDPTLNQLVSKSLEGNRDLRVAFARWKAARAIRDDVSNDNLPVVTSRVSSQQGKGQVPGQTESRVNQERYDLGLDMAWEVDLFGRIQRQLESSDAQEDAAAADLYQLRVTMIAELVDAYGQLRGAQLREKIALANLKNQQDSRSVTVSLRDAGVGNELDVVRADARLAAVEATVPQLQAEQVRQKNRIATLLGERPDTLSVSLTPAELPAIAKALTIGDPAELLRRRPDVLAAERRLASSTADIGVATADLFPRVSLSGFLGFTAGRGSQIGSSAAKAWSLGPSITWAAFDLGSVRARIRGADANAEGALATYEQQVLLALEESENAFSDYGKRQQRLLSLIKQSESSRAAADLAAIQYKEGTVDYLVLLDAQRERLNAEDAQALGETDQYRGIVAIYKALGGGWDSGDGRVASVY